The following DNA comes from Cucumis sativus cultivar 9930 chromosome 7, Cucumber_9930_V3, whole genome shotgun sequence.
AATGGTGAAGAACAGGACCAGGTCAGTATCTTCTGTTCCTTGAGTTTCAAAGTTACTGTGAGTAATGCATATAAAAAAGATCCACCAATACACCATAGCCCCTCGCAATAACTTTCGCCTTGGAGGCattcttttctgttttctttgtatttaaaGAACTTCTTATGCCACTTTGTTACACCGTTTGTTCAGTTGCCCTCTGTTTACAACTACCAGAATTCCATTCGTCTTTCTTGatctcatttttatcttttcaagttttaggGATCAATGGACAATAGTATTGCGTTCTAGTGAGCAATATGTAAATCCAACGAACTGTGCTAAtgaatctaaatattttctgTGGTTCAGGACAAAGATAGTAGAAAGGATCGTCCACGTTTCGTTGGGTatgtcattaattaattataatatgcATCCATCCTATCCATTTGCCTTGAAACATTGATGTGACAAATTTTTGTGGTTTGTTTCAGCACTAAAACTCGGAGCCGCAAAGTTGACATTCTTCTCCATCATATGTTGAGTGCAGAATTGGACGATAAGGATTCCGATTAGTCTTGCTTCTTTTCCAGGTTAGCagctaattttttatttcccaGTTAACTGACTATTTGAATGCTCAATGCATACACCTCTCTTTATGCAACGACAAAACAGTCCATCAAACCGGTGCTAACTGTGAACTAATAGACAAACAGAGAGCAACTGAACATGTAACGAAATTGAGAATGTAGACTCATTCCTAGAATTCATTGCTCTCATACttatttgtttgattcaaTCCGAGTACTTCCGTTTGTCCATCTATCTGCTAAGCGCCCACcgatttgatttattattacttgAAAATGTGGAAAAGGAGAATGGGTACAAAATATCACTATACTCAAGGAACCAATAGCAGCAAAGAACGCAAACTTACTCCATGAGAAAAGAACTCTTATTTAATTGTAAATGTTCCCTCGGAGACAAGCACATGCCGACCTACTAACCATATATTTGTGTGCCTGTTTAAAAAATCTGCAGATAAGGGATCTTTCATCAAATGAAGCTCTCTGATCTTTGTTCgtttccttccttccttcccgCATCATACTCCCAGATCCCACAGTTCCAGTTCTTTCGTTCCCTGTGATGGAGAATTCCGagtaaaccaaaatttaaaaaaaaaatgtgtgtaAATGGTCCCTGTACATCCTAGTTCCTGCAAAGCTGATGTCAGTGGATTTTTTTGAAGGGAACAACTTTGAAGATTGGGAGTCTGAGTCTGCATTGAACATTAATATAGTGTAATCTGAATTGCGTGGTACAGAGACTTTCCAAGACTTTATATACTTGATCTCGATTAGGAGAGAGACGGAGAGATATTTTAGCTATGTACTCTGATAATCTAATTTCAGTTGGATGACTTTAGATTCTTGCATtctagttttgaattttttaaaactatggAATCCTCGGGCTTCACCGTTTACCACTCCATTTACAATTCACGAGACGTATGCtggtaataaaataatgtgaCGGTTGAGGAATCGAGCATCTCTACTTTTATaatgggtttttttcttttttttatttacattcaTACGCACGTTGGATTATTGTCGTTTATTATAATACATGATttgtaattgaagaatttacAGGCGTCTCTAACAGAGTGCTAGGGTCGTATCGACGAATAACTTTTCTAGTGGAGATagtttcaatataaaattttatgcgtgatgatagaaattttttccttttatatatgtatataattatcTATGGAGTCAATTATGATTGTCTATTAAGAGAACTCTCTCCCTTGACTCTGAAAGAAGGCATCTATCACGTTCTGCCTGTTTCCTTTCCTTATTTATATTCGCTGCCTAGCAACAGTAAGCTGAAATACAGGTGCTCACCgagagagaagaaatgaagagCATGAAAGGAGAGGTGTTACTGAACCTGCCCGCCCAGAAAGCATGGCAGATGTACAGAGACAATGATGTGGTTAGTAAAATCAATCCTGAGTTGCTTTCTCGAGCTGAATATGTTCAAGGAGATGGTGGCCCTGGAACTCTTAGGCTCTTTAAGCTTGGCCCTGgtatatctctctctctctaaaaaatCTTTGTTTTAATATGTTGTCCTGCCTCTTTATAGAAACACAAGGCGACTTCTCTATCTTTGCTATAACTATGAAGCCAAAGCTTAATTCTTGTTCTTTAACTGTAGATTACGTACTAGTTATTGGGCGATTTAGAACACCAACAAGATTTATATTATCTTTGTTTACAAGGGGTAATAGTACTGTGGTGTCAAAATTGAGTTACTACTATAAGAGAAAGTACTTGTCTTCAcacataaaaagaaacttttgcTGCTTCCAGGATTCTAATATTTTCTTGATTGCATGCACTCAAGTATTGcgaaaaacaaatttagggacaaaaaaaaaagatggaagaagAATTTGTGATGGGATAATTTGGTAGATGCACAAACATATCTatgtatgttttaattaatattgattatgATGACACGTGCAGCTGTGAGCAGCTACGTGGAGGAATCGGTGGAGAAGATAGAGAAGGTAGAGACAGGTCGATCAGTGAGCTACGATGTGGTGGGAGGAGAGCTAAGGAAGATGTATGATCCATACAAAGTGACGTTCACATTCACTCCTGtggaaggaaaagagaaagaaatgtgCACTGCTCAGTGGAAAGCCGAGTATGAACCACTCACTCCGGCCATCCCTCCACCGGACAAAGCAAGAGATGCTGCTTTGCAATTTCTCCAATCCTTCGACAAGTTTCAACTCAGCTACTAACAAGTAAGCTCCCACTTCgtcttcctcctcttcttcgtctatatttcaaatcagtatttgaaaataactatgGAAAGGGAAAAACAGTCTATTCCCTCTCCCTGTCTTGTGAAAAAGGAGTTGGGTCATGTCGTCAGTATGTTGTGTGAGAGAGACTTTATAGTTGTGAATTTAGGTGCCATCTGTGAAGGTATAATGTATGTATGTGGTGTTATTGTGAAGAAAGTGCAGATCCCGATGGAGAAAGtcaagaataatatattacGTATCGTAAATTTATTTCGACTCTTCTGCACGaaaaagtattatattttGCATACGTATTTGAAAGAGAGagtatcatatttaaataatacaaagaGTACTGTTGTTTCCATCAGCGACATATATCTAAGTATATATAAGACTATATACCTTATTCAAACTTTAtctcaaaaatataaataaaaaacatatattcaaAGCTAGATATGCTAACaaaggggaaaagaaaagtttgctAGAGTTCTTAGAAAAAAGGGTTTGTGAAAATGGATCAACTAGGTGCTTTTAACCATAGTTTGGATTGCTAGcacttaattaaaatactcCCATTTAAATCTAAGATGAGATATGCTCTAAACTTAAATTTGTACTATATTCgctctaaattatttattaactacAATAGAAATAGTTAGCGATTTAAaaagttggttttttttataaaaaaaaaaaggaaataagttTGGGTTGaattaatcaaattgaaaaatgatgatATAGAATTTGGTTCTGATTTGATTTTAGCTCCTTTATTAGTGTTAATAtggtttatttgtttgaaataacaatatttgtaTGCGTCCCAAAATGCACTTTTATCtattcaaaaataacaaatctgagtttaaaattataactCCTTTAATTTCTATGATTAGGCAATTTGGTAATGTATAAGATGCACCTAAGTGCTTGTAATGTATATCTCACTTGTCACATATATTTCAAGCCATTCAactttgaattctttttatgTGAATTTAACATTGAACGCACAAAAGCCATGTAACAATTATATTGacaaaccaaataatttagtattaaaaaaaaataagagcAGGTATAGACAATCATAAATATTGGTTCCAATTTAGTATcgatgaaaagaaacaacGCTAGAAGAATAATTAAGTGATTACAAGCATACACATAGGTTCCTTCTAAGTTTGAATTGAAGGAAATATCCTCAATACAACATCCACAGTTTATCCCTAGTTCTTCCTTACTCTTTGAGGCTTTAGACAATATATGAGCTAAAAAAACATTCACACACACTCttctattttactatttaaaaaaggGCAGACCCAAACATAAAACGAGAATCACAACATATACATAAACAAGGATCACATATTGCTCATTGGAACAACCTTGAAGATTAAACAAGAATCTCAATACATATGGCTCATCAGAACAACCTTTAAAAGATATTCAAGGAAAGGAAATATAGCTTCTGCAAGAATAGGAAAGCAAATCAGTGAATCTGTGCTATACAAAAACACGAACAAACTCcgataaattaattattatacatGATGTTTAAGTTTTGTCTCTAACAAAATCAATGGTTGATATGGAGTGATAAACTTGATAAACATCATTAAGCTTACATCACTCACTGTTGTTATTTATCAGTAGTAGCATTACTATATCATCTTTCTTAATAGTATTATACTTTACAGTCCATTTCATCTAAACATAGCAAGACACCTTTTAAATAATCCAATTGGAAGAGCATGACaactcttaattttttatacacAACTCATTTCTCAACACCTTATTGGCTTATTCATCTATACTAATCAAGTGATTAAGTTCATGGTTGCCCATTTCTTGACCAATGGTAGAGAAcataattaaagttaattcAATTAGAACTTTGATATGGTACTTGATCACATCatcttttttgtatatattacaaattaaGTATAACTCACTTTTAAGATGCTCTAATGTTtggtaaaaaatattacaaaatcttTCTCACAAATCAGGCATCCTATTCAACAATATGGGGTCTCTATTAATTAACAATCACAATTAGGATTCTGAAAACAGAACTAAAGTTGTCTATCTGCAAACAGGCAATGAAATAATGAGTATTAATTTTGGGTCATAcatgattaaaagaaagaattcatatttaacattataaacctaatgtttacaaatataaccaaatGTCATAATCTATGCTTCAATCTTTTTAGGCTAAAATGCTTTAACCACTtataatttactatatttctCACATTATGAGTAACATGAATCAGTCATTTTGTAATTAGTGATTGATTCACCAATTGATGATAAACAAATGTGTAAGGGGTAGGTAGTTTCTATTTGACGGCATCCATTAGAGTTTTCAAAGCTCATTATTTACTTAGTCTTTTTTAGCAATACTATTTCTGTACCTAACCCTAAATTAAATGTGAAAACAAATCTCtaaattaatcataattttaaaagtcatATCATATAACaataccattttttaaatagatgtTGAAATGGTGTTTGGCTCGAGAAATTAGAGTGGAAAAATGTGAAGTTTTAGTATACTAATCTCAATTACCCCGAGAAGATTTTTAGTATCtcaatttacaaataaattatattggtCTATTTTGGCagtaattatttgattttttaggttttttttaattaggcgaacttaattttttaaaaaagaaaatcttactTTTTGGTGAGGATGAACTTGGGCTTCCTTTGAGAGAGACTGATCACTCTGTGAAGAACTTGAGCTTCCTTcacctttcatttttatgttgaacaaaattttcttcgTTCAAATGAATCACAGTGCATAGTGGTATAGAGAATGAAGTATATCTCCAAAACATGTAACATTCCCTTCTTCTAGTATAGGCAAAAACAACTCCAACAAGATAATACAAATGTTGCTTTTTAACTAGAGGACTAATAGAAATCTTGCTTTTTAACTAGAGGACTAAGTGTCCTTTGAATATGTACATAGAAACCACAATGTCCTTTAAATATGCACAAAGAAATCACAATAagcaactctaacttccaTAGCAACCATATACTGAAAAAGGGAAGATATCGTCAGGAGAGACAGAAAGGGCAAACGTCGATAAGAAAAGTATCTTGcataatcaatatttatctaaaccatcatattttcaaaacaacaacaatgtAAACAATGTAGTGACGTGTCTCATCTCTAaaactataaaagaaatattgtttttcttgtaAAACCTAACAActccaaataaaattatcactaTACTAACAagataaatacattttaatttagagtCATTTTTGCAACGAGATATTAATcgtttcaaataatatattaattatgaaaatagttttttaacttttttttttttttagattatgggtatgtttgaaactttttaatagttgaatggtatttaaaaaaaaaaaacttaaactaagtgtaaaaatatttttttagactgagagtattttaaatctttttaaaagtttataaataattttgatacaaaatagaaagttgagtaacatttttataatttagcaattaagagaaacaaaattctaataaaacaaaaagatttgtatattttatatatatatatataagtaaaaggTGACTTCCCAAATCCATTGATGAATGGGTAAAGTTACCAAAATCAAAGCAAAGCAAAGCAAAGCGAATACATTCCAAATTGTGGCGCCATAGCCTTCGCGCCAAAACCTTCACTTCCCGCcattcctctttctctctatataAACCCTATTCcttctcttccatttttcatccAATACCAACACCAATACCAATTCCATTCGAAGATTTCCCTTTTCCCTTACCCTAAATTCTCTGTCCAGTTCCATCCTCACCATGGTGGTTCCTCTCGGCCCCGGAAAGTTCTACGGCAGCAGCCTCCCTCGTCCCCGCTACTACTCCGACGTTAAGTTCAATGATGAGCGTGTCGATCCACCGACTCCAGTCCTCGATCCACTCCTTTCATGGGCTAACGAGGCTCATTGGTCAATGGGTGGTCTTAGCTTCAATCGCCTCAGGCTTCAAGGTCGGATCGAAGGCAATGTTCACAAACTTCGAACCGAGCGCGAGAAGGTTGCCAAGAAGAAGCTTAAAGCACAAAAACTTGACTCTGCGCCAAAGAGATCTGACCCAGATGCCGGAGCCGATGCCCATCGCCAATTGAAGAAGGCGAGATCTGTAACTCCACCACCGGCACCGATTGCAACCAAGAGACGGCGATTGATGGTTCTGTTTGAAGATGAGGACGATATTGGCatggaaaaggaagagattgGGGTTGTGAAGAGGAGATTGGTGAAGAAACTGGGAGATGATTTTGATCGGGTGGCTGCAGAGAGTAAGAGGAGTCAATTGAAGGGTTTGAAGGACAGAAGCTCAGAGATCAATGGGGTTAATGAATCTGTAATGAAGATCGTTGAGGagattaataatgaaaatactAAAGTAAAAAAGACCAACAttgaaagaaagggaaaaactGGTGGAAATGTCGAGTCTGTATCTGTTTCTGGGTCAAGATCTTCTCCCAGATTGGCTAATAAGCGTGCCTTAAATTGATTTCAGTATATGAGTATagtgtagttttttttaatcttttggtCTCCGATTTTCAAACCTGAGCCAACTCTTGTAATGTTCATTTCTTTCTGTGGAAATATGAAAATGGAATGTATGTCCTTCAATTATCTGATCTTTCTGATGACATTATTAGAAGATTTGTGTTCTGGGTTTTGTTCAATTCATGGGGGGAAACCCAAAGATCTAACCCCTTTATTAGGATAGGGGAAAAACTCACTTTCTTGGGGTTAAAATAGGCAGAAAAGAGCTCAAGGTGAAGCTCAATTTGCTGCCAGCAAGGTGTTTGATAGAATGCTGAAATGATATATTACTTTAAGCATCTCTGTTTTTCTTAACAATTTTAGTGAAGAATCTAATTGGGGTTAAGGTAACTTGTTGGTTGAGCTATATGTATTTGGTGTCTATAGTAAGATAAAACTAACCATATGCAAGCTATTTTTCAATGCTAGATGATGGGACTTTTACTGTTGGTCGATGTGTTGTAGCTTGATAGAGGTCTTGTAtagtcttctttttctttgcaaaaaataaaataaaattaaataagtgTTCTTTTTTACCAAGacatcattttgttttgtttctggCTTGCATTTAATTGAATTGTTTGTTGTGTTACATCAGGCCATTGGAGCCATTACTACTTTACCAAACCAAGATCGAactgttttaacttttaactcAGGCCATGTTTTTACAAATTGCTCCACAATTTCGTTCATTTTCACTATATTTGTTGGATCTGTTAGCGGTTTAATTGATCGttagaacaaagaaaaataacattttgctCCTTCCCAGTACCTTTTTCATAAAAGCGGTGAGCATGAGCCCGATGACGATAGAGTGAGGGAATAAGAGCTCTAATGTTTTTGAGCATCATTGAATTGAATTAGTAGAAAATGCGAACAAACAGAGAGAACCGCAAATCTCTAGTTATGAAGAAGCATTTCTGGAGAGAACTCATCAATtctaaaaagaacaaaagagtattataagttataattCATATAAACCCAACAGCTCTCTACAGCTACAAAGAAGATCTAAAGTTAAACCATTAAAACCCCAATTAATTCCCCAAATCCATCATTCCCCCATTACACAATGTCAGAATATAACCCACAGAAATTGCTTCACCTACACGTATaatcccaaaaaaaaaaaaaaaaaagaaaaaaaaaactttaccAAATCAAACCCTCGCCCGAAATTTCAGATACCCATTTGattcaaaaccctaaattctTAGTCTGAATTTCAGTATCTCTAACTCTCGTTAGTCTTCCTAAAAAGTGCAAAATAACCCAAAACAGCACAGACAGCAGCCACCAGATTCCCTTCCTTCAACAAAATCTTAACCACGACGCCAAAAATCTCTTTGGTGATCTTCCTCCCTTCCACCACCAACAACCTCCTTGGCTTCCCAAAGAAATAAAGCAACACAACAATGGCAATCCAAGTGACAAGTGTAGCAGGAATCATCACAGCCAGTGCAGCCACCATTGAAATAACCCCAAAAACACCTCCAAGAAGCAAAGAAGCATAAATTGCAGGCCACccaaatgaagaagaagaagcttcCACTTGGGATTTATACCAAGACAATatagaaacaagaaaattccAAGAAGATGACAAAAGAAGAGCATAAACTAGAACAAATAAACATACCCATGTTCTCCTTTTGCTCATAACTTTCATAAACAATGAATAAGATTTGGGTATTGCTTG
Coding sequences within:
- the LOC101207223 gene encoding major strawberry allergen Fra a 1.08 codes for the protein MKSMKGEVLLNLPAQKAWQMYRDNDVVSKINPELLSRAEYVQGDGGPGTLRLFKLGPAVSSYVEESVEKIEKVETGRSVSYDVVGGELRKMYDPYKVTFTFTPVEGKEKEMCTAQWKAEYEPLTPAIPPPDKARDAALQFLQSFDKFQLSY
- the LOC101207471 gene encoding uncharacterized protein LOC101207471, producing MVVPLGPGKFYGSSLPRPRYYSDVKFNDERVDPPTPVLDPLLSWANEAHWSMGGLSFNRLRLQGRIEGNVHKLRTEREKVAKKKLKAQKLDSAPKRSDPDAGADAHRQLKKARSVTPPPAPIATKRRRLMVLFEDEDDIGMEKEEIGVVKRRLVKKLGDDFDRVAAESKRSQLKGLKDRSSEINGVNESVMKIVEEINNENTKVKKTNIERKGKTGGNVESVSVSGSRSSPRLANKRALN
- the LOC101207711 gene encoding uncharacterized protein LOC101207711, whose protein sequence is MADNKEEEPETAPPQQAIPKSYSLFMKVMSKRRTWVCLFVLVYALLLSSSWNFLVSILSWYKSQVEASSSSFGWPAIYASLLLGGVFGVISMVAALAVMIPATLVTWIAIVVLLYFFGKPRRLLVVEGRKITKEIFGVVVKILLKEGNLVAAVCAVLGYFALFRKTNES